One window of the Geotrypetes seraphini chromosome 19, aGeoSer1.1, whole genome shotgun sequence genome contains the following:
- the MYOD1 gene encoding myoblast determination protein 1, which yields MPDWGDWRVQQRKQLQTFQNPGSPFCYTENKRHLLQHWTHFKNLKIEEVLAFFFLGCFFFFFFASAVLMDLLSHPLRDMEITDSSLCSFSATDDFYDDPCFNTSDMHFFEDLDPRLVHVGLLKPEEHHHHHHHEDEHIRAPSGHHQAGRCLLWACKACKRKTTNADRRKAATMRERRRLSKVNEAFETLKRCTSTNPNQRLPKVEILRNAIRYIESLQSLLRDQDDSYYPVLEHYSGESDASSPRSNCSDGMLDYGRPACGSRRRSSYNSSYYAETPNDSRHGKSTVISSLDCLSNIVERISTDNPSCPGPPAGEGRAEGRPCSPQEGTTLSDSSSAAPVPSPTNCSQHPQDSSNPIYQVL from the exons ATGCCAGACTGGGGTGACTGGAGAGTCCAGCAAAGAAAACAGCTgcaaactttccaaaacccaggctCCCCTTTCTGCTACACAGAGAACAAGAGACATTTGCTGCAGCACTGGACACATTTTAAAAATCTCAAGATCGAAGAAGTCCTAGCTTTCTTCttcttgggttgtttttttttttttttttttgcttctgctgTGCTCATGGACTTGTTATCACACCCCCTGCGAGACATGGAGATAACGGACAGCTCCCTCTGCTCCTTCTCTGCCACCGACGATTTCTACGATGACCCTTGCTTTAATACCTCGGACATGCACTTTTTCGAAGATCTGGATCCCAGGCTGGTGCACGTGGGCTTGCTGAAGCCCGAGGAGCACCATCACCACCATCACCACGAGGACGAGCACATCCGCGCGCCCAGCGGTCACCACCAGGCCGGCCGCTGCTTGCTCTGGGCGTGCAAAGCCTGCAAAAGGAAGACCACCAACGCCGACCGCAGGAAAGCCGCCACCATGCGGGAGAGGAGGCGGCTGAGCAAGGTCAACGAGGCCTTCGAGACCCTCAAGAGGTGCACATCCACCAACCCCAACCAGAGGCTGCCCAAGGTGGAAATCCTGAGGAACGCCATCCGTTACATCGAAAGCCTTCAGTCCCTGCTGCGGGACCAAGATGACAGTTATTACCCTGTCCTGGAGCATTACAGCGGGGAATCGGACGCCTCCAGCCCTCGGTCCAATTGCTCGGATGGCATG TTGGATTACGGTAGACCTGCCTGCGGCTCGAGGAGAAGGAGCAGTTATAACAGTAGCTACTATGCAGAAACGCCAAATG ATTCAAGGCACGGGAAGAGCACCGTGATCTCCAGCTTGGACTGCCTCTCCAACATCGTGGAGAGGATTTCTACAGATAACCCAAGCTGTCCTGGGCCCCCTGCAGGGGAAGGCCGAGCCGAAGGAAGGCCGTGCTCTCCTCAGGAGGGAACGACACTGAGCGACAGCAGTTCCGCGGCCCCAGTCCCTTCGCCTACTAACTGCTCTCAACATCCCCAGGACAGCAGTAATCCAATCTACCAAGTGTTATAA